The Saccharomycodes ludwigii strain NBRC 1722 chromosome II, whole genome shotgun sequence genome window below encodes:
- the TRP5 gene encoding tryptophan synthase TRP5 (similar to Saccharomyces cerevisiae YGL026C | TRP5 | TRyPtophan) yields the protein MTAGYPTVDDTLPIMKAFQDGGVDIIELGLPFSDPIADGPVIQMADTTSLNNNVTIADTLKFLRDSRKEGVTVPVILMGYYNPLLNYGEEKFVKDAAEAGASGFIIVDLPPEEAIKFRQYCVKYGLSLIPLVAPSTTDSRLKVLAGELADSFIYVVSRMGTTGVQDKSVATNHLNELCSRVRKYAGPDIPIAVGFGVSTREHFVNVGKSADGVVIGSKIVSLVAEKKTTEERYNAVKSYVEEILNNKKHKILTPQEFEEWKQNSIKEAANNQAKPIDFQEEHKHSSTFGEFGGQYVPEALHACLRELEEAFESAIADPKFWEEFRSLYPYMGRPSSLHKAERLTDYCGGANIWLKREDLNHTGSHKINNALAQILIAKRLGKTQIIAETGAGQHGVATATACAKFGLSCTVFMGAEDVRRQALNVFRMRILGANVVAVTNGTKTLRDATSEAFRYWVSHLKTTHYVVGSAIGPHPYPTLVRTFQSVIGQETKEQFKELNNGKLPDAVVACVGGGSNSTGMFSPFEKDTGVKMLGVEAGGDGLDTAYHSATLTAGRPGVFHGVKTYVLQDNDGQIHDTHSVSAGLDYPGVGPELAYWKASGRAQFIAATDAQALEGFRLLSQLEGIIPALESSHAIYGGVQLAKTMSKDQHIVINVSGRGDKDVQSVAEVLPKLGPKIGWDLRFEEDPSA from the coding sequence ATGACAGCTGGATATCCTACTGTCGATGATACACTTCCAATTATGAAAGCCTTCCAAGACGGTGGCgttgatattattgaatTGGGACTACCATTTAGTGATCCCATTGCCGATGGTCCAGTTATCCAAATGGCAGACACTACctctttaaataataatgtcacCATTGCTGATACTTTGAAGTTTTTACGTGACTCCAGAAAGGAAGGTGTCACTGTTCCAGTTATTTTAATGGGCTATTATAACCCACTTTTGAACTATGGTGAAGAAAAATTCGTAAAGGATGCTGCTGAAGCAGGTGCCAgtggttttattattgttgatttACCACCAGAAGAGGCTATTAAATTCAGACAATATTGTGTTAAGTATGGTTTAAGTTTAATCCCCTTGGTGGCTCCTAGTACTACTGATAGCAGATTAAAAGTGTTGGCCGGTGAATTAGCTGACtcctttatatatgttGTTTCCAGAATGGGCACCACTGGGGTTCAAGACAAGAGCGTTGCTACCAACCATTTGAATGAATTGTGTTCTCGAGTTAGAAAATATGCTGGCCCAGATATTCCAATTGCTGTTGGTTTCGGTGTTTCTACTAGAGAACATTTCGTAAATGTCGGTAAGTCTGCTGATGGTGTAGTGATTGGTTCCAAGATTGTTTCCTTGGTTGCTGAGAAAAAAACCACTGAAGAGAGGTATAATGCTGTCAAAAGTTATGTTgaagaaatattaaacaaCAAGAAGCACAAAATTTTAACGCCACAAGAATTTGAAGAATGGAAACAAAATTCAATTAAGGAGGCTGCTAACAACCAGGCCAAGCCAATTGACTTCCAAGAGGAACACAAACATTCTAGTACCTTTGGTGAATTTGGTGGTCAATATGTTCCAGAAGCATTACATGCTTGTTTAAGAGAACTGGAAGAAGCTTTTGAAAGTGCTATTGCTGATCCAAAATTCTGGGAAGAGTTTAGGAGTTTGTATCCATACATGGGTCGTCCATCCTCCTTGCATAAGGCGGAAAGACTAACTGATTATTGTGGTGGTGCTAACATTTGGTTAAAAAGAGAAGATTTAAATCATACTGGTTCTCACAAAATCAACAACGCTTTGGCTCAAATTCTAATCGCTAAAAGGTTGGGGAAAACACAAATTATTGCAGAAACTGGTGCCGGCCAACATGGTGTTGCCACCGCTACTGCTTGCGCCAAATTTGGTTTATCGTGTACTGTCTTCATGGGAGCTGAAGATGTTCGTCGTCAAGCTTTAAATGTTTTCAGAATGAGGATTTTAGGTGCCAATGTCGTTGCAGTCACTAACGGTACAAAGACTTTAAGGGATGCCACGTCAGAAGCCTTCCGTTACTGGGTTTCCCACTTGAAAACCACACATTATGTTGTCGGATCTGCTATTGGCCCACATCCATACCCAACCTTGGTCCGTACTTTCCAAAGTGTTATCGGTCAAGAAACTAAAGAGCAGTTCAAAGAATTAAACAATGGCAAACTACCGGATGCAGTTGTTGCCTGTGTCGGTGGTGGTTCCAACAGTACCGGTATGTTTTCTCCATTTGAAAAAGACACTGGGGTCAAAATGTTGGGTGTTGAAGCCGGTGGTGATGGTTTAGACACAGCCTACCATTCTGCCACTTTAACTGCTGGAAGACCAGGTGTTTTTCATGGTGTCAAGACTTATGTTTTGCAAGACAATGATGGACAAATTCACGATACTCATAGTGTTTCTGCTGGTTTAGATTATCCAGGTGTTGGACCAGAACTAGCTTATTGGAAAGCTTCTGGGCGTGCTCAGTTCATTGCTGCTACTGACGCTCAGGCTTTGGAAGGTTTCCGTTTATTGTCTCAATTGGAAGGTATTATTCCAGCTTTAGAATCATCCCATGCCATTTACGGTGGTGTTCAGTTGGCAAAAACTATGTCCAAAGATCAGCATATAGTCATCAATGTTTCTGGAAGAGGTGACAAAGATGTACAAAGTGTTGCTGAGGTTTTGCCAAAATTAGGTCCAAAGATTGGTTGGGATTTAAGATTTGAAGAAGATCCAAGTGCTTGA
- the RRN6 gene encoding Rrn6p (similar to Saccharomyces cerevisiae YBL014C | RRN6 | Regulation of RNA polymerase I), with protein MPRNAIKQEAEFPHYLGRGVQLDIGSNISNVYKLKSLESLLKDNNTTNSNSSNVKESWKISNGSFISPSSKKPRIKTLVPEIYLNLSKDDRISTDEQSEDIVDYESDQKLDSTFSFMYTWDGDSTRGKVHSKVPNVKRKMMTFDGSPEKTTAYAEYNPLLHDPHLRSEILEAEKSVPEFNLELDSNYFTRGYIQTTSDLRLSRNPRELVCYRSTQNTSGLVIKELASGLENRVFFSSDIKKIAIAPICKITMSYSDIITVVLETGIVLFLRIVKIAKGFLDVIQSVPLLPVAFQDNPFVDVSFNPWDKTQFALVDSIGNWVCGKIKTTPSNELLVHLSNNNLGTIFDPEELDYTWRRILWGGNFNSLLVMDRSKIVSVQMDEGSEKHISQNKTWSRILDIFRISDEWTVCLTTREVIILKTGNSSHAISREISWKHYFTNTDDGRVSAILLETGALAVVIYSKNTHLVNILTFEFDRDTSEIILKNKPSVLIVKGGIEYLELTAVKTDESDNKISVLFRLDECILDLKFDLDDNESGVSFVSGICIKDITGFKLTSHEKKLFCDKKLVELFHTIKEDVLRENRIVCNDVDTLESYGFRLSKELDTLIDSIKSIGELANISSAIEDPAEFESFLGQLIEHYSTAYLFTSPLLSFNIFCKEDISSFSSFFYKLAQCMETILPNESACDINHMLRDMVLESCAIYKENFLKKMIQNDVVKLSDTYAGVLNLWDTDRYDDNNNNNNTNNTQNSETDDVSDIKQNIASSLTTPFITISSQPPLVKSSQIKSSSKKRKATQNSQSTLPNIMAPAFSLSSSQQSTTTAAKKKKKKLKKGFF; from the coding sequence ATGCCTCGCAACGCAATAAAACAAGAAGCTGAGTTTCCTCATTATTTAGGAAGGGGTGTGCAGTTGGATATAGGAAGCAACATATCAAATGTTTACAAATTGAAAAGCTTAGAATCCCTTCTCAAGGACAATAACACCACCAATAGCAACAGTAGTAATGTAAAAGAGAGCTGGAAAATTAGTAATGGCTCATTTATATCGCCGAGCAGCAAAAAACCaagaattaaaacattGGTCCctgaaatttatttaaatctttcTAAGGATGATCGTATAAGTACTGATGAACAAAGTGAAGATATTGTTGATTATGAAAGTGACCAAAAACTTGACTCgacattttcatttatgTACACCTGGGATGGCGATTCAACAAGGGGTAAAGTTCATTCAAAGGTCCCAAATGTTAAGAGGAAGATGATGACGTTTGATGGTTCCCCAGAGAAAACGACAGCGTATGCTGAATATAATCCATTACTTCATGATCCACATCTGAGGTCAGAAATATTAGAAGCGGAAAAATCTGTGCCAGAGTTCAACTTGGAACTTGATAGCAATTATTTCACAAGGGGATATATACAGACAACGAGTGATTTGCGTTTGTCTAGAAATCCAAGAGAGCTAGTATGTTATAGATCGACGCAGAATACCTCAGGCTTGGTAATAAAAGAGTTGGCATCTGGTTTGGAAAATAGGGTGTTTTTCAGTTCTgatataaagaaaattgcAATAGCACCCATATGCAAGATAACCATGAGCTACTCCGATATAATAACAGTTGTTTTGGAGACAGGTAtcgttttgtttttaagaATAGTTAAAATAGCCAAGGGCTTTTTAGATGTGATCCAATCCGTGCCTTTGCTACCGGTGGCTTTTCAAGACAATCCATTCGTGGATGTTTCATTTAATCCGTGGGATAAGACACAATTTGCGCTTGTAGATTCTATAGGCAATTGGGTATGTGGGAAAATAAAGACAACGCCAAGCAACGAATTGCTAGTGCATCTATCAAACAACAACCTCGGTACTATCTTTGATCCTGAAGAACTTGATTATACATGGAGAAGAATATTATGGGGTGGTAActttaattctttattaGTTATGGATAGATCAAAGATTGTTTCTGTTCAGATGGACGAAGGTAGTGAAAAGCATATTTCCCAGAACAAAACTTGGTCAAGAATATTGGATATTTTTAGAATCAGTGATGAATGGACGGTATGTTTAACAACGAGGGAGGTGATCATATTAAAAACAGGTAATTCTTCACATGCCATTAGTAGAGAAATTTCTTGGAAACACTATTTCACTAATACAGACGATGGAAGAGTCTCTGCTATTTTACTAGAAACCGGTGCTTTGGCCGTTGtgatttattcaaaaaatacacACTtagttaatattttaaccTTCGAGTTTGATAGAGACACATCggaaataattttgaagAATAAACCTTCGGTTTTAATTGTTAAGGGGGGAATAGAATACCTTGAATTAACTGCAGTAAAGACCGATGAATCAGATAACAAAATAAGTGTTTTGTTTAGACTAGATGAATGTATTTTAGATTTGAAATTTGATTTGGATGATAATGAAAGTGGTGTTTCGTTTGTGAGTGGCATATGTATTAAGGATATAACCGGTTTTAAGCTTACAAGCCATGaaaagaaacttttttgTGATAAAAAGCTTGTTGAATTATTCCATACAATAAAAGAGGATGTTTTAAGGGAAAATAGAATTGTTTGTAATGATGTAGATACTTTAGAGTCCTATGGCTTTAGACTTTCCAAAGAATTGGACACTTTGATTGATAGTATAAAATCAATTGGTGAATTGGCAAATATTTCATCTGCTATAGAGGATCCGGCTGAATTTGAATCCTTTTTAGGGCAACTAATCGAACATTATTCTACAGCATATTTATTCACAAGCCCACTTCTTTcgtttaatatattttgcaaGGAAGACATATCAAGCTTTTCCAGTTTCTTTTACAAATTGGCGCAATGCATGGAAACTATTTTACCCAACGAATCTGCCTGTGATATTAATCATATGCTCAGAGACATGGTTTTGGAATCGTGTGCTATttacaaagaaaatttcttaaagaaaatgataCAAAACGATGTTGTTAAACTTAGCGACACATATGCTGGAGTGTTAAATTTGTGGGATACTGATCGttatgatgataataataataataataatactaataatacacAGAATTCTGAGACTGACGATGTTAGtgatattaaacaaaatattgcATCTAGTTTGACAACGCCATTTATTACAATATCATCCCAGCCACCTTTGGTCAAATCTTCCCAGATAAAATCAAgctcaaaaaaaagaaaagccaCGCAAAACTCCCAATCTACTTTGCCCAACATAATGGCACCTGCATTTTCACTTTCATCATCACAGCAATCAACGACAACTGCTGctaagaagaaaaagaagaaactgaaaaaagggtttttttaa
- a CDS encoding conserved putative inositol oxygenase produces MDNDNKKTKEAPKIIHENEGHILELIDEDVQSVNAFRSQFKEESSPVVRNNEVKIEKEKEEPTTKKETFNENGKRKIDLQHSKVLKDVDETQFRQYQKAKYRVRNFYKEQHEKQTMAYNLQARINFKTKKRASMPIWTALCKLSKLIDDSDPDTELSQIDHAIQTAEAIRADGKPRWMQLVGLIHDLGKILYFFDSEGQWDVVGDTFPVGCEFSKDIIFHEFFKNNPDFNHPIYSSKYGIYEPHCGLKALMLSWGHDEYMYYIAKGQSTFNDQALAMIRYHSFYPWHREDAYRHLMCDDDYRILEVVRDFNKYDLYSKSDLRYDLAEIKPYYLELIEEFFPNELVDF; encoded by the coding sequence ATGGATAACGACAAcaagaaaacaaaagaagcACCCAAGATAATACATGAGAATGAAGGCCATATACTAGAACTTATAGATGAAGATGTTCAATCAGTTAACGCCTTCAGGTCACAATTTAAAGAAGAATCATCTCCTGTAGTTCGAAACAACGAAGTCAAgatagaaaaagagaaagaagaaCCTACaactaaaaaagaaactttCAACGAGAATGGCAAAAGAAAGATTGATTTACAACATAGTAAAGTCCTGAAAGATGTGGACGAAACGCAGTTTAGACAATATCAGAAAGCCAAATATAGAGTTCGTAATTTTTATAAGGAGCAGCATGAGAAACAAACCATGGCATATAACCTTCAGGCAAGaataaatttcaaaactaaaaaaagagcGTCCATGCCCATCTGGACTGCTTTATGCAAACTAAGTAAGTTAATTGACGATTCTGATCCAGATACAGAACTTTCTCAAATAGATCATGCAATTCAAACAGCAGAAGCGATAAGAGCAGATGGCAAACCACGATGGATGCAATTAGTTGGATTAATCCACGATCTTGGCaagattttatatttttttgatagtGAAGGCCAATGGGATGTAGTGGGTGACACTTTCCCAGTTGGATGTGAATTTTCCAAAGATATTATATTTCACgagtttttcaaaaataatccTGATTTCAATCACCCCATATATTCATCAAAATATGGGATTTACGAGCCACATTGTGGACTAAAAGCATTAATGCTTTCTTGGGGACACGACGAATATATGTACTATATAGCAAAGGGTCAATCTACCTTTAATGATCAAGCTTTAGCAATGATAAGATACCATTCTTTTTACCCTTGGCATAGGGAAGACGCCTACCGTCATCTAATGTGTGATGACGATTATAGGATACTGGAAGTTGTCAGAgattttaacaaatatgATTTATATTCCAAAAGTGATTTGAGATACGACTTGGCAGAAATCAAACCCTATTACTTGGAACTCATTGAGGAATTCTTCCCCAATGAACTGGTTGATTTTTAA
- the CWH41 gene encoding mannosyl-oligosaccharide glucosidase (similar to Saccharomyces cerevisiae YGL027C | CWH41 | Calcofluor White Hypersensitive), which translates to MSHIKHFLIFLCALLITTCAAATEFKTFTKKLNDSLLWSTYRSNCYFGMRPRNVDKAPLITGLMWYTSSFPKKEIDTVNIEPYILQHMRHFVDQHENLDKFSWELYDPRLGGKEVIIDSENNVNLTLSFAKTDDGANWGVHVHGEPLDPTKSQTLSLVFYADQGGDNSALIRNPYFQDSIVLEGESEELGPYQMKIESITGNFHKVGSRYPSVDMSRPLHESITVPLDHAWQAKNIYQTLLMDSIKERLIKMETEISDLDLPALQTILNVHNFQPGNYHLVQLVYDMDTSFDFYITYNAGGSSQKIDNGFQLKSLIKRKLDIIENKFKSKVPMLSTIDEQKKTFARETFFNLLGGLSYFHGKQLVDRKTDLDEGTLENSVNLQQAEEEGPFSLFTLVPSRAFFPRGFYWDEGFHILQLIDYDFDLSLEILKSWFSLIDNDGWIAREQILGPESRFKVPEEFRVQSPQIANPPTLLLAFSEILQKAMEYTSDGDFEAVSDLLDAEETEFLKKNKGLLIQYAHDIYPKLLKHYEWFRTTQRGLYEEYEDTFEEAHEDEVYRWLGRTKDLCLPSGFDDYPRAQPPDIAELNLDALCWVGVMNRVMKQISSILNYEEDVAKFSEIEKNIRENLNIVHWSEKYKSFCDVTIDNDSYEPIYVCHDGYVTLLPFALKLLSPDSAALRYIVDVMSDPEKLFGEYGLRSLSKEDEYFSKGEDYWRGKIWLNINYLCLDALQYYFSGQTTQITDQDLMNDAHQLYSKLRKNLIDNTFENWKISGYVYENYDEFSGKGGGAKQFTGWTSLVVNMISKLPESL; encoded by the coding sequence ATGTCACatattaaacattttttgattttcctATGTGCGCTACTGATAACTACCTGTGCTGCTGCAACTGAATTTAAGACATTCACTAAAAAACTAAACGATTCATTATTATGGAGTACATACAGATCCAATTGTTACTTTGGTATGAGACCAAGAAATGTTGATAAAGCACCATTAATTACTGGTTTGATGTGGTATACAAGttcttttccaaaaaaggAGATAGATACTGTAAATATAGAACCTTATATACTTCAACACATGAGACATTTTGTAGATCAACATGAAAACTTGGACAAGTTTAGTTGGGAGCTTTATGATCCAAGGTTAGGTGGGAAAGAAGTTATCATTGATTCCGAAAACAATGTCAACTTGACACTTTCTTTTGCTAAAACTGACGATGGTGCTAATTGGGGTGTGCATGTTCATGGCGAACCATTAGATCCCACCAAATCACAAACATTGTCATTAGTTTTTTATGCTGATCAAGGTGGGGATAACTCTGCTTTAATAAGAAACCCATACTTTCAAGACTCCATCGTTTTAGAAGGTGAATCTGAAGAGTTGGGTCCTTACcaaatgaaaatagaaaGCATAACTGGTAATTTCCATAAAGTAGGCTCTAGATATCCGTCCGTGGACATGTCGCGTCCTTTGCATGAGTCGATTACTGTTCCTCTCGATCACGCTTGGCAGGCAAAAAACATTTACCAAACTCTATTGATGGACAgtataaaagaaagattGATCAAAATGGAAACAGAAATTTCTGATTTGGACTTACCAGCTTtacaaacaattttaaatgtGCATAATTTCCAACCTGGCAATTATCACTTAGTTCAACTTGTTTATGATATGGACACGTCATTTGACTTCTATATCACCTATAACGCCGGGGGTTCATCTCAAAAAATTGACAATGGTTTccaattaaaaagtttGATTAAGAGAAAGTTggatattattgaaaataaattcaaaagCAAGGTTCCAATGCTTTCAACTATtgatgaacaaaaaaaaacgtttGCCAGAGAAACGTTTTTCAATCTTTTGGGTGGTTTAAGTTATTTTCATGGTAAACAACTGGTTGATAGGAAGACAGACTTGGATGAGGGAACTTTGGAAAATAGTGTTAACCTCCAGCAGGCAGAAGAAGAGGGTCCATTTTCCTTATTTACACTAGTTCCAAGCCGTGCATTTTTTCCAAGGGGCTTTTACTGGGACGAAGGTTTCcatattttacaattaaTTGATTACGATTTTGATTTAAGTTTGGAAATCCTAAAAAGTTGGTTTTCTTTGATTGATAATGACGGTTGGATTGCCAGAGAACAAATTTTAGGTCCAGAATCTAGATTTAAGGTCCCCGAAGAGTTTAGAGTTCAAAGTCCTCAAATTGCCAATCCACCCACTTTACTACTAGCCTTTAGTGAAATTTTGCAGAAGGCCATGGAATATACCTCTGATGGTGATTTCGAAGCTGTGAGTGATTTGTTGGATGCGGAGGAGACcgaatttttgaaaaaaaacaagggCTTACTAATTCAATATGCTCATGATATTTATCCCAAGTTATTGAAACATTATGAATGGTTCAGAACAACACAGAGAGGGCTATATGAAGAATATGAGGACACATTTGAAGAAGCCCATGAGGACGAGGTTTATAGGTGGTTGGGAAGAACCAAGGATCTATGTTTGCCAAGTGGCTTTGACGATTATCCAAGAGCCCAGCCACCAGACATTGCTGAATTAAATCTAGATGCATTGTGTTGGGTTGGCGTTATGAATAGGGTCATGAAACAAATATCTAGCATTTTAAACTACGAGGAGGATGTGGCTAAGTTTTctgaaatagaaaaaaacatcagAGAAAACCTAAATATTGTCCACTGGTCTGAAAAGTACAAATCCTTTTGTGATGTTACCATTGATAATGATTCCTATGAACCTATTTATGTCTGTCATGATGGTTATGTTACGTTGTTGCCATTTGCATTGAAATTGTTATCCCCGGATTCTGCTGCATTGAGGTATATTGTAGATGTGATGTCAGACCCGGAAAAACTTTTTGGTGAATATGGGCTTCGTTCCTTATCCAAAGAAGATGAATATTTTAGTAAAGGAGAGGATTATTGGAGAGGTAAAATTTGGCTTAACATTAATTACTTGTGTTTGGACGCTTtacaatattatttctCGGGTCAAACAACACAGATAACAGATCAAGATTTAATGAATGATGCACATCAGTTGTACTCCAAATTGAGAAAGAATTTGATTGACAATACTTTTGAAAACTGGAAGATTAGTGGTTATGTTTATGAAAATTATGATGAATTTAGTGGTAAAGGTGGCGGTGCAAAACAATTCACAGGTTGGACTTCCTTAGTTGTCAATATGATTTCCAAACTACCCGAAAGTTTATAA